In Nocardia sp. NBC_00403, one DNA window encodes the following:
- a CDS encoding globin, with product MTSGEQAAGQKTAQQSFYEAVGGAETFQRILAAFYREVATDEVLRPLYPEEDLGPAERRLRMFLEQYWGGPRTYSEERGHPRLRMRHMPFTIGPVERDAWLRCMHIGVAEIEPATLDDEHRKALLDYLEMAANSLMNATF from the coding sequence ATGACTTCCGGCGAGCAAGCGGCGGGTCAGAAAACGGCACAACAGTCGTTCTACGAGGCGGTCGGTGGTGCGGAGACGTTCCAGCGGATCCTCGCCGCGTTCTACCGCGAGGTGGCGACCGATGAGGTGCTGCGCCCGCTGTACCCGGAGGAGGATCTCGGTCCGGCCGAGCGGCGACTGCGGATGTTCCTCGAGCAGTACTGGGGCGGTCCACGCACCTACTCCGAGGAACGCGGGCACCCGAGGCTGCGGATGCGGCACATGCCCTTCACCATCGGTCCGGTGGAACGCGACGCATGGCTGCGCTGCATGCACATCGGCGTGGCGGAGATAGAGCCCGCGACGCTCGACGACGAGCATCGCAAGGCGCTGCTCGATTACTTGGAGATGGCGGCGAATTCGCTGATGAACGCCACGTTCTGA
- a CDS encoding glycoside hydrolase family 13 protein encodes MTDTPAVPAPVDRTTQPWWRSAVFYQVYPRSFADSDGDGIGDLGGVRERLGYLELLGVDALWICPVMRSPMADGGYDVADPRDIDALFGGIAAMDALIAEAHGRHLKVTMDLVPNHTSNQHPWFIAALAAAPGSRERARYIFRPGRGPDGAQPPNNWPSIFGGPAWTRVIEADGMPGEWYLHIFAAEQPDLNWENPEVAADFEETLRFWLDRGVDGFRLDVAHGMAKPDGLPDMALIQTKLLVNDDSDPRFNNPSVHDIHRRIRKVLDEYPDAVSIGEVWVDDNIRFGEYVRADELHLAFNFRLAQTLFTADAVRVAIDNSLAAVAPVGAAPTWTLSNHDIAREVTRYGGGFEGVARARAMFMVELALPGAVFIYNGSELGLPNVDNLPEAVLRDPVWERSGHTERGRDGCRVPLPWEGSAPPFGFTTAATSWLPIPPQWAALTVEAQLEELGSTLSLYRMAIELRGVRPEFAGPRIEWYGSPAGCLAFRRPGGLVCVLNASAVPISLPPGDVLLASAPPENGQLPPNAAAWLV; translated from the coding sequence GTGACTGATACACCAGCCGTTCCGGCGCCGGTGGATCGCACCACGCAACCATGGTGGCGGTCGGCCGTGTTCTACCAGGTTTATCCCAGATCCTTCGCGGACTCCGACGGTGACGGCATCGGTGATCTCGGCGGTGTCCGTGAGCGGCTCGGCTATCTGGAACTACTCGGCGTCGACGCGCTGTGGATATGTCCGGTGATGCGCTCGCCGATGGCCGACGGCGGCTACGACGTGGCCGATCCGCGCGATATCGACGCGTTGTTCGGCGGCATCGCGGCGATGGACGCGCTGATCGCCGAGGCGCACGGCCGCCACCTCAAGGTCACCATGGATCTGGTGCCGAACCACACCAGCAACCAACATCCCTGGTTCATCGCGGCACTCGCCGCCGCGCCCGGCAGTCGGGAGCGCGCCCGCTACATCTTCCGTCCCGGTCGAGGTCCCGATGGCGCGCAGCCGCCCAACAATTGGCCGAGCATCTTCGGTGGGCCGGCCTGGACTCGGGTCATCGAGGCCGACGGCATGCCAGGCGAGTGGTATCTGCACATCTTTGCGGCCGAGCAGCCCGACCTGAACTGGGAAAACCCGGAGGTGGCCGCCGACTTCGAGGAGACGCTGCGGTTCTGGCTCGATCGGGGCGTCGACGGTTTCCGGCTCGATGTCGCGCACGGGATGGCCAAGCCGGATGGACTGCCGGACATGGCGCTCATTCAGACCAAACTGCTGGTCAACGACGATAGCGACCCGCGTTTCAACAATCCGAGTGTGCACGATATTCACCGCCGCATCCGCAAGGTGCTCGACGAATATCCGGACGCGGTCTCCATCGGCGAGGTGTGGGTGGACGACAACATCCGCTTCGGTGAATACGTGCGTGCGGACGAACTGCATCTGGCCTTCAACTTCCGGCTCGCTCAGACCCTGTTCACGGCCGATGCCGTGCGTGTGGCGATCGACAATTCCCTTGCCGCGGTCGCGCCGGTCGGCGCAGCGCCCACCTGGACCCTGTCCAACCACGACATCGCCCGCGAGGTCACCCGCTACGGCGGTGGTTTCGAAGGCGTGGCGCGGGCCAGGGCGATGTTCATGGTGGAACTCGCGCTGCCCGGTGCGGTGTTCATCTACAACGGCTCCGAGCTCGGCCTGCCCAATGTGGACAATCTGCCCGAGGCGGTGCTGCGGGACCCGGTCTGGGAACGCTCGGGGCATACCGAACGCGGTCGCGACGGCTGCCGGGTGCCGCTGCCGTGGGAGGGGAGCGCACCGCCGTTCGGATTCACCACCGCCGCGACATCCTGGCTGCCGATCCCACCCCAGTGGGCGGCGCTGACGGTGGAGGCGCAGCTGGAAGAACTGGGTTCCACCCTGTCGCTCTACCGGATGGCGATCGAATTGCGCGGCGTGCGACCGGAATTCGCGGGCCCGCGGATCGAGTGGTACGGCAGCCCTGCGGGTTGCCTCGCCTTCCGGCGACCTGGTGGGCTGGTCTGTGTGCTGAACGCCTCGGCCGTCCCGATCTCGTTGCCGCCCGGCGACGTACTTCTCGCGAGCGCGCCACCGGAGAACGGACAGCTGCCCCCCAACGCCGCGGCCTGGCTGGTCTGA
- the ctaJ gene encoding aa3-type cytochrome oxidase subunit CtaJ produces the protein MSILETVLIFVGIPLVIYGAIAGLSFLGKPLAGEKPAHYDLGQKWTQPPVLWSATDEVTTQGHHAETPHGSHAAIESAQAELIGGRASGKF, from the coding sequence GTGAGCATTCTCGAGACAGTGTTGATCTTCGTCGGCATCCCGCTGGTGATCTACGGCGCGATCGCCGGATTGTCGTTTCTCGGTAAGCCACTGGCCGGCGAGAAGCCGGCCCACTACGACCTCGGTCAGAAGTGGACACAGCCGCCGGTGCTGTGGAGTGCTACCGACGAGGTGACCACCCAGGGTCACCACGCTGAGACCCCGCATGGCTCCCATGCGGCTATCGAATCCGCACAGGCGGAGCTGATCGGAGGCCGGGCAAGTGGCAAGTTCTAA
- a CDS encoding DUF5130 domain-containing protein, which translates to MASSNWPAVVEADLPHGYVITTSGRVSGVHEAGDVFKEAPFSDDERLTVDNVLTEATRATKVRFNVYIGDLGEDPAAGVDAIFPTTPEAALSVLIAVSPNDRAIEVRSGSDVADRANDRVCQLGVTAALSSFRQGELIDGLVSAVRVMAAAIGR; encoded by the coding sequence GTGGCAAGTTCTAATTGGCCCGCGGTGGTCGAGGCCGATCTACCGCACGGGTACGTCATCACCACGAGCGGCCGGGTTTCCGGCGTGCACGAGGCGGGCGATGTATTCAAGGAAGCACCGTTCAGCGATGACGAGCGGCTGACGGTGGACAATGTGCTCACCGAGGCGACCAGGGCGACCAAGGTCCGCTTCAACGTCTACATCGGCGACCTGGGCGAGGACCCGGCCGCAGGCGTGGACGCGATCTTCCCCACGACTCCCGAGGCGGCGCTTTCGGTGCTCATCGCTGTCTCGCCCAACGATCGCGCGATCGAGGTCCGTTCCGGCAGCGATGTCGCCGACCGCGCCAACGATCGCGTCTGCCAGCTCGGCGTGACCGCAGCGCTGAGCTCCTTCCGCCAGGGCGAGCTCATCGACGGTCTCGTCTCCGCGGTCCGCGTCATGGCCGCGGCCATCGGTCGCTGA